A window of the Zerene cesonia ecotype Mississippi chromosome 12, Zerene_cesonia_1.1, whole genome shotgun sequence genome harbors these coding sequences:
- the LOC119830753 gene encoding SUZ domain-containing protein 1-like, which produces MASQDEVDVCESWEDMDEIGLDQKIQLMSSVPSTTTLKSCKVTNVIVEDNACIGSQCIMPEPAIRILKRPSSMSSGQLNGENRARPVKTLEQRQKEYEEARLRILGEARSPEDVIDDNLSRLQDKLQANNINDNPKSTKNCQNDNAKGREKKVLARLPPGATASGIFPSPPPPGVLVIRTPRGPDGTKGFVRR; this is translated from the exons ATGGCGTCGCAAGATGAAGTTGACGTATGTGAAAGTTGGGAGGATATGGACGAAATTGGT TTAGACCAGAAGATCCAGCTAATGTCAAGTGTCCCATCAACGACAACATTGAAAAGTTGCAAGGTTACTAACGTAATAGTGGAGGATAACGCGTGTATAGGCTCCCAGTGCATAATGCCAGAGCCAGCTATTCGTATATTAAAGCGGCCGTCTTCTATGTCGAGCGGCCAGCTCAACGGAGAGAACCGTGCCCGTCCTGTAAAAACTTTAGAACAAAGACAAAAAGAGTATGAAGAGGCCCGTTTGCGAATATTAGGGGAAGCTCGGAGCCCAGAAGACGTCATTGACGATAA CCTGAGCCGCTTGCAAGACAAACTGCAAGCCAACaatataaatgacaacccAAAGTCAACAAAGAATTGTCAAAACGATAATGCCAAAGGAAGGGAAAAGAAAGTTCTGGCTCGGTTGCCGCCCGGTGCCACTGCATCTGGTATATTCCCCTCCCCACCTCCACCAGGTGTGCTGGTGATAAGAACACCAAGGGGTCCTGACGGTACAAAGGGTTTTGTGCGGAGGTAG
- the LOC119830986 gene encoding tetratricopeptide repeat protein 36, whose amino-acid sequence MAVDNLSERDRAVLRSIFDPTATIGDVVDEGDKFIEDDEENSPAVEESKALCLQGVKLADAGKLEEALKLMNKAIEAAPDRAAGYNDRAQLLRLMQRDDDALLDIDKATQLTEGKRTRSRALALCQRGVLLRKRGKNDEARTDFAEAAKLGSSFARKQVVELNPYAALCNQMLSQVMKGENIKL is encoded by the exons atggCTGTTGACAATCTAAGCGAGAGAGACCGCGCTGTTTTGAGAAGTATATTTGACCCAACGGCGACTATTGGGGACGTAGTGGATGAAGGTGACAAGTTCATTGAAGATGATGAAG aaaactCTCCCGCTGTGGAAGAATCGAAAGCACTTTGCCTACAAGGGGTTAAGCTAGCTGATGCTGGAAAATTAGAAGAAGCTCTAAAATTGATGAATAAAGCCATTGAGGCTGCCCCAGACCGGGCCGCTGGATACAACGACAGAGCACAGTTGCTGAGACTTATGCAAAGAGATGAtg ACGCATTATTAGACATTGACAAGGCCACACAGTTGACAGAAGGCAAGCGCACGCGTTCCCGCGCCCTTGCGTTGTGTCAGCGCGGCGTGTTGCTGCGAAAGCGCGGGAAAAATGACGAAGCGCGAACAGATTTTGCTGAAGCAGCTAAATTGGGCAGCAGTTTTGCTAGAAAACAG GTAGTGGAGCTAAATCCGTACGCAGCACTTTGCAATCAAATGTTAAGCCAAGTTATGAAAGgagaaaatatcaaattgtaa